From the Mammaliicoccus sciuri genome, the window GTTACAGAAATCATAATAAATATAACTCACTTTACGATTATTAATTAATAGTTATTTAGTATTATTTATCGAAAAAATTAGAACAATTCCTAAGATTATTTTGGGAACTGTTCTTTTTCCATTATGGATACATTTCTGATTATGTCTTCTGTCATTAGGATTCATTTTTCTTATGTTCAATAATCTCTGTGTCACGATTGCTAGCGATGTTTCGAGCGCGCTTCATAGCATCTTCTTTCTTATCAAAGGTTTCGCTAGCTTGTTTAGCACCATCAGTTTTTATCTTCCATTGATCGTCTTCATAATAGACATGTATATCTTTATCGTTTAACTGAGGATTGGCAGATTTATCTTGTTTATGTTGTGTAATTTTCTTATCTTTCAATTCATTTAAATCTTCTTTAGATGCGTTTTTGTACCAATCTTCTGCTTGTTTCGTTGCAATTGGAATGGCATCTTCTTCTTTGTACCCGTTGGATAACATTGCGTTGCCAATATCAATAGCTTTCTTTCCTTCAAGTTGATCAAAGTTTTTCCAAGTTTGGGGATAGTCGTCCATAGTCCATGGCATGTTTCATCATCCTTTCATAATAGACACACACTTATTGAATACCACTATTTTAATTTATTAAACGGATACAATGGTGCAGTGTATAAATTATTTACGGTATTTATTTACAAAGTTTCGTGTTTCACCGGTAATGAGTGGTCCACCTGTGTAAACATCTCTAGTTGATGGGTTTTTAACTTTTTCTGTTGGACGAATGCTATGTGCATGTATACCGATGACATGATTATCATGATTAAATACTGGAGATCCTGAAAATCCTATTGTTCGATGCATGTGTCCGATATATTCGATATAGTCTTGAGTTGGTTTAAGATAGAATCCTTTTGATTGATACATATTTTGTCCGTCATATGGTTCTTCGTTTGGATAACCTGCCATAAATAGTGTTGATTTAGGTTTCAATTTTTGAATTTCACGTTCAGCTGCTATAGTTAAAGGTTTTATTTTAGGTGTTAATGATTTTTCAGTAATGAGTACTGCGACATCTCTTTCGTTTGATTTATAAAATTGCTTAATCTTGAATTTCATCGGTGTATATTGATTAGATTTAGCTGGAAAGAAATAAAATTGTTTCTTTTCCTTATTTCCGTCATCATCACTTACAACATGTGAAGCTGTGATAACTGTATGATCATCGACGACAAACCCTGTTGCGCCATTTCCTGACTTACCTGTTTCATCAGATGTGACTTTACCAACAGCTTGATTGATAGTTTTGTCGCTTGAATGAAATGGTTTGATTTTAAGTTGCTCATTTGGAATTTGTGAACCTAATTTAAAAGCTTCTTGATAATCATGATGTGTTGCTTTAGTAAATGTATCTTTATAGGTTGCAGGGACATCAGGCTGTATCAATAAATAATTGAACATGGAAATTATGAGTATTAAATATAATTTAAGGTATAACAGCATTTAATCACAATCTTTCTCAAAATTGAATCATCACTATGTTATACCCTTATATTTCTATTATAAAAATCCAACGACAATAAACGTGATTACTGACAACACGACTGACGTTATAAGCATTGCAATCATTGGTTTGAATGCTTTTGTTTTTAAGTCACTGAAAGATACATTTAAACCGATACCGACCATTGCCATAATTAAGATGAGTGTTGTAAATGTACTGATTACATTTAATATTGCTTCAGGAATAGGAATGAACGTATTCACAGCGCTCATAATTAAAAATCCAATTAAAAAGTATGGAAAGTCTATTTTTTGTGAAACTTTATGTGATCTCTTTCTATTAACGATTATTAAGAAAATAATACTTAATGGTATTAATAGAAATACTCTACCCAATTTTGTTAATAAGCCAATGCCTAATGATGACTGTCCACCGGCATCTGCTGCTAAAATAACGTGTGCAATTTCATGTAAGCTTGAACCTGACCAAATACCATAAAATTCAGCATTCATTGGAAAAATAGCGAATAATAACGTGTAAGTTAAAGAGAATATTGTACCCATTATGGCCACTAAACCTACACTAATCCCAACATCACTGTCTTTAGATTTAAGGATAGGTGATATTGCGGCAATTGCAGCTGCACCACAAACACCAGTTCCAACACCCAATAACAAGACTAAATTGTTATCTCCTTTAATAATTTTATTTAAAAACAAAATAAACAATATCGCAAAAGCGACGACACCAACATCTAGTAATAATAATGTGCTACCTTGGTGAATAATCGTCCATAAATTTAACTTAAGCCCGTATAAAATAATCGCAAATCTTAATAATTTTTTTGATGAAAATGCAATCCCCGATTCGATTTGCGTTGGGTATCCCCTGAAATGTCTATATAAAATAGCTGTAATAATCGCGATTGCGAGTGCCCCGACTTTGTTAAATACCGGTAAATACGATAAAAGTATACTGACAATAGCAACTAAAAAAGTAAATCCAATACCGAGTAAAAAACGTTTATTAAATTTTTCCCACATAATGCTCACCTCAACGTAAGTTTAATCGCAAGATGAATATTTGTGAAATGCTATTTTTAAATATATAATATAACATAAATGATATGAGGTGGTTGCAGTGGAAGATAAATTACAAATCTTAAAAGTTATTGTAGAAGAAGAAGGCTTTACGAATGCTGCTGAAAAGTTATATAAATCACAGCCATCGATAAGTAGAGATATCAAAACACTTGAAGAGAAATATCAAATTAAGATTTTTGAAAATACAAGAAAGCATATTATTTTGACAGAAGAGGGAAGAGAGTTATATAACTATGCATGCCAACTAGCAATATTAGATGAGCAATTGCAAACGAAAATTAATCAGCATAAAGAAGATGTGAAAGGGAAATTTGTCATTGGAACGAGTCACACATTTGGTCAATCGATGTTATTAGACTTAACAATCTATCTACAAACAAAATATCCGAAACTGAATATTCATATATATATCTATAACTCAGCTGATATATTAAGTAAGTTGAAAGATTACTCACTAGACCTAGGCATTATCGAAAAGCCAGTACTGGACGACAAAATCAATAGTGAAGTCCTAACAAGAGATAAACTATTACTCGTGAAAAATAAACAAACAAACCAAAATTTAAATCAATTAAGATGTTACGTTAGAGAAACAGGATCGGGAATAAGATATTATCAAGATATGTTATTACAGCAATTGAATTTAACATCTCGTAAAGTAGTCATTAATGATAACCAATTAATTTTAGAACTCGTTAAACAAAATATGGGCTATACGATATTATCCAATTTCTCTATAAAATCATTTGATGAAGATTATATCGTCACAAACGACCTAGATTTAAATCGGAATTTCTTTGTAGTGTCTAACAAATCAAGATACAAGACAAATAAATATAATACGATTGTAAATGAAATTAAGAACTATGAATTTAGATAAATAAGCCTATCACTTAACTGATTAAGTCAGTTTTAAAGTGATAGGCTTGTTTTTTTATCATCCCTTATTCTCTTAATGAAATCCAAGTAATCTAGAAATTTTGTTAGCACATGTTTTTAATTCTTCTACAAAGAACTCTTTCTTATCTAATTCTGTTGTAGGGAATGATAGGCTGATAGCACCTTGGACTTCGTTTCGATAGTTGACGAAGTATGTACTTACGCAATATATACCTTTTTCGTTTTCTTCGTTATCTACTGAATAACCTTGTTCTCGGATGACTGCTATTTCATCGATGAATTGATCATAGTCTGTGATTGTATTTTCGGTTAGTTTAACAATATTCGATTGATTCCATATTTCTTGGATTCTTTCATTCTCATACGTCGAAAGTATAGATTTACCTACTGCTGTGCAATACATAGGTGCTCGTTTCCCGATTTTAGATGCCATCGATCGATTGTTATTGCTTGGTATAAATTTATCTATATATACCACTTCGTTATTGTCTTCCACTACTAAATGACATGTTTCCCCAACTGTTGTCATCAGCTGACTAATCATACTTTTAGCTACATTTAAAAAATCAATATTTTGTACACGTTTATTCCCAAGTTGGAACATTTTAAAAGTTATTTCATATTGATTGGTCAATGCGTTTTGTTGTACATAGCCGTTGCTAATCAATGAATTAACAAGTCTATGTACAGTTGCTTTAGATAATTGAATTTCATCTACTAAGTCTTTTAATGATATTTGTTCTTTTTCAGATATGATTTCTAAAATGCTTAATGCTCGGTCAATGGATTGAACGTTAGAAGCCATAATCATCACCTCTTTGATAAAAATATAGCATAAATTATTCTATGAATTAAGTAACATAGATGAAAATAAATAATTGACAACGTTTTCACAAACGTTATAATAATACTAAATATTACTATACAATACATTGTATCACAATGTGGAACGGAGGGCTATTTTGAAAAAGTATAAAATTTTAAACCAGTTACATGAAAATTACCTCGTTGCAGTTGTTAGAGGGAATGACGAGGATGAAACAAAGAAAATTGTTGATGAAATCATTAAAGGTGGATTTAAAAATATAGAAATTACGTTTACTGTACCGAATGCTGAAGAAGTGATTAATCAAGTACATAAACAATATGGTGATGATATCGTTCTTGGTGCAGGTACAGTGTTAGATGCTGCTACTGCACAAATTGCGATTAATAAAGGGGCGCAATATATTGTAAGTCCACATTTAGACACCAATATATCTAAATTATGTAATGTATATTCTATTCCATACTTACCAGGTTGTAGTAGTGCAACAGAAATTATAGTAGCGTTACGCTATGGCTCTGATTTAATTAAACTGTTCCCAGGAGGACAATTAGGTGCCGGATTTATTAAAGATATAAAAGGTCCGGTACCCAATGTTGAACTCATGCCTTCTGGAGGCGTGAATTTAGATAACGTATCAGATTGGATTGAAAAAGGTTCATTCGCTGTAGGTATTGGTGGCGACTTAACGAAAGAATTTACAGGAAATAATTTTGAAGTTATTTCAGAAAAAGCTCAAAAGTATGTAGAAGCTGTTAGAAATCGATGAAAGTGAGTGGTAGAAATGAGGCTTTTCACAATTGGTGATTCCATGATAGCCATGAATCCTAGTAATAAAGGACCTTTGAAATTTAATCATACATTCCAAAGAACAATTGGAGGCGCGGAATTAAATGTAGCAATTGGTGCGAGTAGGTTAGGGTTAGAAACAACTTTTTATTCAAAAGTTGGTAAAGATGAATTTGGTCAACATATTATCAATAATTTACGTGGAGAAGGTATTGATACAGATCATATCGAACAAGTATCAGGAAAAAACACGTCCGTTTATTTTAAACAAATAAATGCAGATGGAAGCGGTGCTTCATTTTATTATCGAGACAATGCACCCATTAAAGACTTAACAGAAGATGATGTCGCACATATTAACTTTGATGATATTGATTATTTCCACGTCAGTGGTGTGTTTGTCGCATTATTGCACCATAAAATTGAACTGATTCAAAAAATGATGAAAAAAGCGCAAAAAGCAAATACAACTGTAACTTTAGATCCTAATATTAGACTAAAAACTTGGACTAAAGAGACAGCAAGTGAAAGTCTAGGCGCATTATTACCTTATACAGATATTCTGTTAACAAGCGATGAAGAACTAGAAATCCTTAAAATAGCGACACCATTTGAAAATATTGAAGATTTATTAAAAGAACAAGACTTACAAGAAATTATTATCAAACGTGGACATTTACCGACACAATATGTAAGCAATGAAGAACATTTTGAAACAGAAGTCTTTCCAGTTAGTCCAATCGATACAGTAGGCGCTGGAGATGGCTTTTCAAGTGGATACTTGTTCGCTTTAAGTAAAGGATATAAAGCAAAAGAACGCGTAAGATTCGCAAATGCAGTTGGTGGAATGGTTACAGAAGTAATAGGCGATAACGAAGGATTGCCATATTTAGAACAAGTAGAAAGTTTCTTGAGTGGTAAAGAACTTATAAATAGATAGAAAAGAGTGTGTATACATGAAAGCAGCTAGAGTAATCGGAAAAAATGAACTTGTTGTAGAAACGTTAGATAAACCTAAGATAAACGAAGAACAAAATATTTTAGTAAAAACTAAAAAGGTTGGCATATGCGGTTCAGATAGACATATTTTACATGGAACTAACCCATTAGCAACTATTCCTAGAGTGGTTGGACATGAAGTAGTAGGCGTTGTAGACGAGGTTTATGGAGAGTCTGAATTACAAGTAGGCGATCACGTTGTCGTTGAACCTATTAGACCTTGTGGAGAATGTTATGCATGTAAGCAAGACAGACCAAATGTATGTGAGAATTTAGTCGTCTTTGGTGTTCATGAAGATGGTGGTATGAGAGAGTACTTCGCAATTAATGAGAAGCAACTTCATAAAGTCAATAAAGATATTCCTTTTGAAATGAGTGTTCTGATTGAACCACTTACAATTGGTGCTCAAGCAACTAGTAGAGGGAATCTTCAAGATGGAGATACTCTACTTATACAGGGTGCAGGTCCTATTGGATTATGCATATTACGATACGCTAAGTTGAAAGATGTGAAAGTAATCATTTCAGATCTAGATCAATCAAGATTGGATTATGCAAAACAACAAGGTGCAGATATTACTATTAATGTGGCTCAGAAAGATTTACTTGAAGAAGTTAGATCCATCACGAATGGAGAAGGCGTCAATGTGTCGATAGATGCAGTTTGTATGCCTCAAACATTTGAAACAAGTGTTCAAGTAACATCTGCAGCAGGAAGAGTGGTCGTATTAGGATTTGATGAAAGACCAGCTAACATTTCACAAATGCCTATACAAAAAATGAACTGACAATCGTTGGTTCAAGATTACAAACTTATAAATTTGCAGAGGTAATAGAGAATATTGAAAAAGGTAAGTTTGATGATTTTGATTTAGTCACACATCAATTTGAATTAAATGAAGCAAAAGAAGCATTTCAATATATAGATGAACATCCAGAACAAGTTAAGAAGGCTATTATTAATTTCAATTAGGAGATGGATAAAATGGAAATGACATTTCGTTGGTACGGAAGAAACAATGACACAATTACATTAGAAGATATTAAACAAATACCTAATACAACTGGGATTGTATGGGCACTTCATGAAAAGCCAGTTGGTGCTGTTTGGGAAAAAGAAGAGATTAAAGATGAAGTTGAATATATTGAATCACATGGATTTAATGCAAAAGTTGTTGAAAGTGTAAATGTTCATGAATCAATTAAATTAGGTAACAGTGAACGCGATGAATTAATTGAAAACTATAAACAGACAATTGAGAATTTAGCTGAATATGGTGTGGAAGTTATTTGTTATAA encodes:
- a CDS encoding bifunctional 2-keto-4-hydroxyglutarate aldolase/2-keto-3-deoxy-6-phosphogluconate aldolase, producing MKKYKILNQLHENYLVAVVRGNDEDETKKIVDEIIKGGFKNIEITFTVPNAEEVINQVHKQYGDDIVLGAGTVLDAATAQIAINKGAQYIVSPHLDTNISKLCNVYSIPYLPGCSSATEIIVALRYGSDLIKLFPGGQLGAGFIKDIKGPVPNVELMPSGGVNLDNVSDWIEKGSFAVGIGGDLTKEFTGNNFEVISEKAQKYVEAVRNR
- a CDS encoding trypsin-like serine peptidase; translated protein: MLLYLKLYLILIISMFNYLLIQPDVPATYKDTFTKATHHDYQEAFKLGSQIPNEQLKIKPFHSSDKTINQAVGKVTSDETGKSGNGATGFVVDDHTVITASHVVSDDDGNKEKKQFYFFPAKSNQYTPMKFKIKQFYKSNERDVAVLITEKSLTPKIKPLTIAAEREIQKLKPKSTLFMAGYPNEEPYDGQNMYQSKGFYLKPTQDYIEYIGHMHRTIGFSGSPVFNHDNHVIGIHAHSIRPTEKVKNPSTRDVYTGGPLITGETRNFVNKYRK
- a CDS encoding sugar kinase; its protein translation is MRLFTIGDSMIAMNPSNKGPLKFNHTFQRTIGGAELNVAIGASRLGLETTFYSKVGKDEFGQHIINNLRGEGIDTDHIEQVSGKNTSVYFKQINADGSGASFYYRDNAPIKDLTEDDVAHINFDDIDYFHVSGVFVALLHHKIELIQKMMKKAQKANTTVTLDPNIRLKTWTKETASESLGALLPYTDILLTSDEELEILKIATPFENIEDLLKEQDLQEIIIKRGHLPTQYVSNEEHFETEVFPVSPIDTVGAGDGFSSGYLFALSKGYKAKERVRFANAVGGMVTEVIGDNEGLPYLEQVESFLSGKELINR
- a CDS encoding YeiH family protein, which encodes MWEKFNKRFLLGIGFTFLVAIVSILLSYLPVFNKVGALAIAIITAILYRHFRGYPTQIESGIAFSSKKLLRFAIILYGLKLNLWTIIHQGSTLLLLDVGVVAFAILFILFLNKIIKGDNNLVLLLGVGTGVCGAAAIAAISPILKSKDSDVGISVGLVAIMGTIFSLTYTLLFAIFPMNAEFYGIWSGSSLHEIAHVILAADAGGQSSLGIGLLTKLGRVFLLIPLSIIFLIIVNRKRSHKVSQKIDFPYFLIGFLIMSAVNTFIPIPEAILNVISTFTTLILIMAMVGIGLNVSFSDLKTKAFKPMIAMLITSVVLSVITFIVVGFL
- a CDS encoding IclR family transcriptional regulator, which encodes MASNVQSIDRALSILEIISEKEQISLKDLVDEIQLSKATVHRLVNSLISNGYVQQNALTNQYEITFKMFQLGNKRVQNIDFLNVAKSMISQLMTTVGETCHLVVEDNNEVVYIDKFIPSNNNRSMASKIGKRAPMYCTAVGKSILSTYENERIQEIWNQSNIVKLTENTITDYDQFIDEIAVIREQGYSVDNEENEKGIYCVSTYFVNYRNEVQGAISLSFPTTELDKKEFFVEELKTCANKISRLLGFH
- a CDS encoding LysR family transcriptional regulator; translation: MEDKLQILKVIVEEEGFTNAAEKLYKSQPSISRDIKTLEEKYQIKIFENTRKHIILTEEGRELYNYACQLAILDEQLQTKINQHKEDVKGKFVIGTSHTFGQSMLLDLTIYLQTKYPKLNIHIYIYNSADILSKLKDYSLDLGIIEKPVLDDKINSEVLTRDKLLLVKNKQTNQNLNQLRCYVRETGSGIRYYQDMLLQQLNLTSRKVVINDNQLILELVKQNMGYTILSNFSIKSFDEDYIVTNDLDLNRNFFVVSNKSRYKTNKYNTIVNEIKNYEFR
- a CDS encoding DUF2188 domain-containing protein, translating into MPWTMDDYPQTWKNFDQLEGKKAIDIGNAMLSNGYKEEDAIPIATKQAEDWYKNASKEDLNELKDKKITQHKQDKSANPQLNDKDIHVYYEDDQWKIKTDGAKQASETFDKKEDAMKRARNIASNRDTEIIEHKKNES